The Synergistaceae bacterium nucleotide sequence AAGAGAGCCGAGATTCAAATTATGCCGACATCTGGGTGTGAACGTATGCGGACACCCTAAGGCTTTAAAGCGTACAGATACAAAGAAAACCGCAGCCGCCGCAGCAGCCCGTACAGGTCAGAAAGTTTCACAATATGGCCTACAATTAATGGAAAAACAGAAAATTAAAGCATATTACGGAATTCTTGAGAGACAGTTTGCACGTTATTTCGATATGGCTAAAAAGAGTCAAGAAATGACAGGTGTAGCACTGTTAAAAGCTCTTGAATGCAGATTAGACAATCTTGTTTATAGAACAGGTTTCGCGCGTTCAATCAGGCAGGCAAGACAGCTCGTGAGTCACGGCCATGTCTTAGTAAACGGCGCAAAAGTTGATATTCCTTCGTTCGGAGTCAAAGTTAATGACGTTATCAGCCTCAAAGAAAAAACCCGCACAAATCCATTAATAGAAAGCAATTTCACCGGGCTTGTGTCATTCAACGTGCCTTATTTAGAGAAGGATAAATCACAATTCAGCGCGAAATTAATTCGTGAGCCTTTACGTGAGGAATTACCAATTGATGTAAACGAAATTCTCGCAGTTGAGTTATACTCAAAGTAGCGATTAATTATTAATATATTAACTCTTATCGAGAGAGGTGGAGGGACCGGCCCTATGAAGCCCGGCAACCTGTTGAGATTTATATATGCAGGTGCCAATACCGGCAGCAAATTTCTAAGCTGGATGATGAGAGAGAGACAAAGAAAGCAAAATATCAGCGCACTCTCTTGAATTTTCCGGGGGTGCGTTTTATTTATATTATTATGGGAGGTAAATATTTATAATGTCAGAAAAATTTATTTTCTCGTCCGAGTCAGTTACTGAAGGACACCCCGACAAAGTAGCCGATCAGATTTCAGACGGAGTACTTGACGCGATCTTAAAAGATGAC carries:
- the rpsD gene encoding 30S ribosomal protein S4, with amino-acid sequence REPRFKLCRHLGVNVCGHPKALKRTDTKKTAAAAAARTGQKVSQYGLQLMEKQKIKAYYGILERQFARYFDMAKKSQEMTGVALLKALECRLDNLVYRTGFARSIRQARQLVSHGHVLVNGAKVDIPSFGVKVNDVISLKEKTRTNPLIESNFTGLVSFNVPYLEKDKSQFSAKLIREPLREELPIDVNEILAVELYSK